In one Halosimplex halophilum genomic region, the following are encoded:
- a CDS encoding Htur_1727 family rSAM-partnered candidate RiPP, producing the protein MNGESVPSDMSDPDPDAGPDDRAPGDALDATVDAPRGDVTREWELFVREESDEPLTHAGSVSAPSAEIAREQAERLFGWTAETLWLCPADETRRFAADGVALSDRAGDGKTDGSTRAAGATAAGGDEA; encoded by the coding sequence ATGAATGGCGAGTCCGTCCCGTCCGATATGTCCGACCCCGACCCCGACGCCGGCCCCGACGACCGCGCCCCGGGTGACGCGCTCGACGCGACCGTCGACGCGCCCCGCGGCGACGTGACCCGGGAGTGGGAGCTGTTCGTCCGCGAGGAGTCCGACGAGCCGCTGACCCACGCCGGCAGCGTCAGCGCCCCCTCGGCCGAGATCGCCCGCGAGCAGGCCGAACGGCTGTTCGGCTGGACCGCCGAGACGCTGTGGCTCTGCCCCGCCGACGAGACCCGGCGGTTCGCCGCCGACGGCGTCGCGCTCTCCGACCGCGCCGGCGACGGCAAGACCGACGGATCGACCAGGGCGGCCGGAGCGACCGCCGCCGGGGGTGACGAGGCGTGA
- a CDS encoding TIGR04053 family radical SAM/SPASM domain-containing protein, with translation MRPPVDTAERPLVLIWEVTQACELTCDHCRADARPARHPDELSTAEGKRLLGQAADFGDRQLVVLSGGDPMKRPDLVELVDYGTDQGLTVSLTPSGTDELDAGAIGDLADAGLKRMALSVDGATPERHDAFRGESGSFEATMRAARQAQQAGIPLQINTTVCADTVEDLPAIRDVVADLGAVLWSVFFLVPVGRGQVLDPIAPDRAERVMEWLAEVADEAPFGLKTTEAPHYRRVRRQAAAESEGGASGDAPTADENRRASVLAGDGFAFVSHTGEVYPSGFLPKSAGTVPEDHVAEVYRESELFTALRDRDELRGKCGACPFRNVCGGSRSRAYAHTGDPLASDPLCGYVPPDYDGPLPWEDATEAVRTEGRP, from the coding sequence ATGCGGCCGCCGGTCGACACCGCCGAGCGGCCGCTCGTGCTCATCTGGGAGGTCACCCAGGCCTGCGAGCTGACCTGCGACCACTGCCGGGCCGACGCCCGGCCGGCCCGCCACCCCGACGAGCTCTCGACGGCCGAGGGGAAGCGGCTGCTCGGCCAGGCGGCGGACTTCGGCGACCGCCAGCTGGTCGTCCTCTCGGGCGGCGACCCGATGAAACGGCCGGACCTGGTGGAACTGGTCGACTACGGGACCGACCAGGGGCTCACGGTCTCGCTGACGCCCAGCGGCACGGACGAACTCGACGCCGGCGCCATCGGGGACCTGGCCGACGCCGGCCTCAAGCGGATGGCCCTGAGCGTGGACGGCGCGACGCCCGAGCGCCACGACGCCTTCCGCGGCGAATCGGGGAGTTTCGAGGCGACCATGCGGGCCGCGAGACAGGCCCAACAGGCGGGGATCCCGCTGCAGATCAACACCACGGTCTGCGCCGACACCGTCGAGGACCTGCCGGCGATCCGGGACGTGGTGGCCGACCTCGGCGCGGTGCTGTGGAGCGTGTTCTTCCTCGTCCCCGTCGGCCGCGGACAGGTGCTTGACCCCATCGCACCCGACCGGGCCGAGCGGGTCATGGAGTGGCTGGCCGAGGTGGCCGACGAGGCGCCGTTCGGCCTGAAGACGACGGAGGCGCCCCACTACCGGCGGGTCCGCCGGCAGGCGGCCGCCGAGTCGGAGGGCGGGGCGTCGGGCGACGCTCCCACGGCCGACGAGAACCGGCGGGCGAGCGTCCTCGCGGGGGACGGCTTCGCGTTTGTCAGCCACACCGGCGAGGTGTACCCCTCGGGGTTCCTCCCGAAGTCCGCAGGCACGGTGCCCGAGGACCACGTCGCCGAGGTGTACCGCGAGTCGGAACTGTTCACGGCGCTGCGGGACCGCGACGAACTGCGCGGGAAGTGCGGCGCCTGTCCGTTCCGAAATGTCTGCGGCGGGAGCCGGTCGCGGGCGTACGCCCACACCGGCGACCCGCTGGCGAGCGACCCGCTCTGCGGGTACGTCCCGCCGGACTACGACGGCCCGCTCCCCTGGGAGGACGCGACCGAGGCGGTCCGGACGGAGGGCCGACCCTGA
- a CDS encoding glycoside hydrolase family 13 protein, whose protein sequence is MTGQRQTQESRIDREWWKEAVVYQIYPRSFADSDGDGVGDIPGITERVDYLDELGVDVVWLSPVYDSPNHDNGYDIRDYRAINEEFGDMADWEALRDELHDRDMKLIMDLVVNHTSNEHEWFQRSRREEGEYADYYHWVEGEPDEPPNNWESLFGGSAWSWDDEREAWYLHVFNENQPDLNWRNPDVREAVKDIVTWWVEKGIDGFRMDAISHLSKREGYPDGDPDEEGPLGSEHYTFGPRLGEYLDELGAVVPEAAMSAGEMGGADADDAREFVQRGDCLDMVFHFDHLDVDQADDWTDDNWGEWSLPEFKELMTRNQREVAEPAWEALFLGNHDHPRIVSRFGDDSYRRRSAKCIATFLLTMRGTPYLYQGQELGMTNTEFESLEEIDDVMTVGLVEDMLDAGTVDAFDDVREAVNYRSRDHARTPMHWSDDERAGFTDGEPWLPVNDNYTEINAAAARADDGSVFHHYRRLIDLRDDDPVFVYGDYDPLVPDDEQFFAFTRTLDGERRLVVCNWSDERATFEPGDFAATDAEVLLANCDDPPADPVGATFRPFEAVVYAC, encoded by the coding sequence ATGACAGGGCAGCGACAGACACAGGAGAGTCGTATCGACCGCGAGTGGTGGAAGGAGGCAGTCGTCTACCAGATCTACCCGCGGAGCTTCGCGGACAGCGACGGCGACGGCGTCGGCGACATCCCGGGGATCACCGAGCGCGTCGACTACCTCGACGAACTCGGGGTCGACGTGGTGTGGCTCTCGCCGGTCTACGACTCGCCGAACCACGACAACGGCTACGACATCCGCGACTACCGCGCCATCAACGAGGAGTTCGGCGACATGGCCGACTGGGAGGCGCTGCGCGACGAACTCCACGACCGGGACATGAAGCTCATCATGGACCTGGTGGTCAACCACACCTCCAACGAACACGAGTGGTTCCAGCGCTCGCGCCGCGAGGAGGGCGAGTACGCCGACTACTACCACTGGGTCGAGGGCGAACCCGACGAGCCCCCGAACAACTGGGAGTCGCTGTTCGGCGGGTCGGCGTGGTCGTGGGACGACGAACGGGAGGCGTGGTACCTCCACGTCTTCAACGAGAACCAGCCCGACCTCAACTGGCGCAACCCCGACGTGCGAGAAGCGGTCAAAGACATCGTCACCTGGTGGGTCGAGAAGGGCATCGACGGCTTCCGCATGGACGCCATCAGTCACCTCTCCAAGCGGGAAGGCTACCCCGACGGCGACCCCGACGAGGAGGGGCCGCTCGGCTCGGAGCACTACACCTTCGGCCCGCGGCTGGGCGAGTACCTCGACGAACTCGGCGCGGTCGTCCCCGAGGCGGCGATGTCCGCCGGGGAGATGGGCGGCGCCGACGCCGACGACGCCCGAGAGTTCGTCCAGCGGGGGGACTGCCTGGACATGGTGTTCCACTTCGACCACCTCGACGTCGACCAGGCCGACGACTGGACCGACGACAACTGGGGCGAGTGGAGCCTTCCGGAGTTCAAGGAGCTGATGACCCGCAACCAGCGGGAAGTCGCCGAACCCGCCTGGGAAGCGCTGTTCCTCGGCAACCACGACCACCCGCGGATCGTCTCGCGGTTCGGCGACGACTCCTACCGCCGGCGCTCGGCGAAGTGCATCGCCACCTTCCTGCTGACGATGCGGGGCACCCCCTACCTCTACCAGGGACAGGAGCTCGGGATGACCAACACCGAGTTCGAGAGTCTGGAGGAGATCGACGACGTGATGACGGTCGGCCTCGTCGAGGACATGCTCGACGCCGGGACCGTCGACGCCTTCGACGACGTGCGCGAGGCGGTCAACTACCGCAGCCGCGACCACGCCCGCACGCCGATGCACTGGTCCGACGACGAGCGGGCCGGCTTCACGGACGGCGAGCCGTGGCTGCCCGTCAACGACAACTACACCGAGATCAACGCCGCGGCCGCCCGCGCCGACGACGGGTCCGTCTTCCACCACTACCGCCGGCTGATCGACCTCCGGGACGACGACCCCGTGTTCGTCTACGGCGACTACGACCCGCTCGTCCCCGACGACGAACAGTTCTTCGCGTTCACCCGAACCCTCGACGGCGAACGGCGGCTCGTCGTCTGTAACTGGTCCGACGAACGGGCGACGTTCGAGCCCGGGGACTTCGCCGCGACCGACGCCGAGGTCCTGCTCGCCAACTGCGACGACCCGCCGGCCGACCCCGTCGGCGCGACCTTCCGCCCGTTCGAGGCGGTCGTCTACGCCTGCTAG
- a CDS encoding DUF7521 family protein → MSPHATPGTVVLVALKTITLILGGMITYFSYKAYRRSGARPLWYLAVGFGIVTAGTFLAGAIDQAIRFSLFGVNVPFFGGNVDNQTVADFALAIESALTAAGFAVIVYSLYSE, encoded by the coding sequence ATGAGCCCACACGCTACACCCGGAACGGTCGTACTCGTCGCGTTGAAGACCATCACGCTCATCCTCGGCGGGATGATCACCTACTTCTCCTACAAGGCCTACCGCCGGAGCGGCGCCCGGCCGCTGTGGTATCTCGCGGTCGGGTTCGGGATCGTCACGGCGGGAACCTTCCTCGCGGGCGCCATCGACCAGGCGATACGCTTCTCGCTGTTCGGCGTGAACGTCCCCTTCTTCGGCGGGAACGTCGACAACCAGACCGTCGCCGACTTCGCGCTCGCCATCGAGAGCGCGCTGACGGCGGCCGGCTTCGCCGTCATCGTCTACTCGCTGTACTCGGAGTAG
- a CDS encoding NAD(P)-dependent oxidoreductase translates to MRVLLLGASGRIGRRVASELLDRGHEVTGVSRSGTVEGVDDPSFVAVSGDASDPDAVARLATGHDAVASALGPGEGEDPAVLVEMMEATVEGLRRASVDRLVWTGGAGGLYVGPDTRLVETDDFPDEWEPLARAAIDAYEVLAEADDLEWTYLAPAALIEPGERTGEYRTAEGELVADDGGDSYISMEDFAVALADVLESGEAVHTYLGTGY, encoded by the coding sequence ATGCGCGTACTGCTGCTCGGAGCGAGCGGACGGATCGGACGGCGCGTCGCGTCGGAACTGCTCGACCGCGGCCACGAGGTCACGGGCGTCTCGCGGAGCGGGACGGTCGAGGGGGTCGACGACCCGTCGTTCGTCGCCGTGTCGGGCGACGCGAGCGATCCGGACGCCGTGGCCCGGCTGGCGACCGGCCACGACGCCGTCGCCAGCGCGCTCGGCCCGGGAGAGGGCGAGGACCCGGCCGTACTCGTGGAGATGATGGAGGCGACCGTCGAGGGGCTGCGACGGGCGTCGGTCGACCGGCTCGTCTGGACGGGCGGCGCCGGCGGCCTGTACGTCGGACCGGACACCCGTCTCGTCGAGACCGACGACTTCCCCGACGAGTGGGAGCCGCTCGCCCGGGCGGCCATCGACGCCTACGAGGTCCTGGCGGAGGCCGACGACCTGGAGTGGACGTACCTCGCGCCGGCCGCGCTGATCGAACCCGGCGAGCGGACCGGGGAGTACCGCACCGCGGAGGGCGAACTCGTCGCCGACGACGGGGGCGACAGCTACATCTCGATGGAGGACTTCGCGGTGGCGCTCGCGGACGTGCTCGAGTCCGGCGAGGCGGTCCACACCTACCTCGGAACCGGCTACTAG
- a CDS encoding site-2 protease family protein — MRNFTVGSVWGIPIRINVSLVVFLPILAWVIGSGSQIETYAGLVNTFAPNQFDIATLTAGSTPWAIGAGAAVGLFVSVGIHELGHAWAARRYGIGTQSITLWLLGGIAALEEMPREWNREFWIAIAGPITSVLTGVACYVVLLAVPASAPVVGFVLGWLVVTNVLLAVFNLLPAFPMDGGRILRALLARSRPYESATASAARFGTGFAVLFGVLGVLSLAPMLILLALFIYGAASSESRSVMLQGLLTGLTVRDVARLDAESIDADESVAAFTDRMVRDRRTVYPVVDAGSTVGVVTLDAVRRTDPADHDTTRVREIATTDLPRVAVDAPAFDAFLELSGHASGYALVEADGEVVGLVSREDYTHVLQFRRDGVGVGPREAF; from the coding sequence ATGCGAAACTTCACGGTCGGTTCCGTCTGGGGGATCCCCATCAGGATCAACGTCTCGCTGGTCGTCTTTCTCCCGATTCTCGCGTGGGTTATCGGGAGCGGCTCCCAGATCGAGACCTACGCCGGACTCGTCAACACGTTCGCTCCGAACCAGTTCGACATCGCGACGCTCACCGCGGGCTCGACGCCGTGGGCCATCGGCGCCGGCGCCGCGGTCGGGCTGTTCGTCAGCGTCGGGATCCACGAACTCGGCCACGCCTGGGCCGCCCGCCGCTACGGCATCGGCACCCAGTCGATCACCCTCTGGCTGCTCGGCGGCATCGCCGCCCTGGAGGAGATGCCCCGCGAGTGGAACCGGGAGTTCTGGATCGCTATCGCCGGGCCGATCACGAGCGTCCTCACCGGCGTCGCCTGCTACGTCGTCCTGCTGGCCGTCCCCGCCTCCGCGCCGGTCGTCGGGTTCGTCCTCGGCTGGCTCGTCGTCACGAACGTCCTGCTGGCCGTCTTCAACCTCCTGCCCGCGTTCCCGATGGACGGCGGGCGGATCCTCCGGGCGCTGCTCGCCCGGTCGCGGCCCTACGAGTCGGCGACCGCGTCCGCCGCGCGCTTCGGGACCGGGTTCGCCGTGCTGTTCGGCGTCCTCGGCGTGCTCAGCCTCGCGCCGATGCTGATCCTGCTGGCGCTGTTCATCTACGGCGCGGCCTCGTCGGAGTCGCGCTCCGTGATGCTCCAGGGCCTGCTCACCGGGCTGACGGTGCGCGACGTGGCGCGGCTCGACGCCGAGTCCATCGACGCCGACGAGTCGGTCGCCGCCTTCACCGACCGGATGGTCCGCGACCGCCGGACCGTCTACCCCGTCGTCGACGCCGGTTCGACCGTCGGCGTCGTCACGCTGGACGCCGTGCGGCGGACGGACCCCGCCGACCACGACACCACGCGGGTCCGCGAGATCGCGACCACCGACCTGCCGCGGGTCGCGGTCGACGCGCCCGCGTTCGACGCGTTCCTCGAACTGAGCGGGCACGCCTCCGGGTACGCGCTCGTCGAGGCCGACGGCGAGGTGGTCGGCCTCGTCTCCCGCGAGGACTACACCCACGTCCTCCAGTTCCGCCGCGACGGCGTCGGGGTCGGACCGCGGGAAGCGTTCTGA
- a CDS encoding CNNM domain-containing protein, which translates to MVTLSLLVPSVVAVVGLVALSAFFSSSESAIFSLPEEWVREAAADGSPDGAALGELRADPHRLLVTILVGNNVVNMAISSIVTLLVADVFSPGLAVVLATVGASTLILVFGEIVPKSYGLGHARTWSRRVARPLALVEQGLGPVVSLFDASTRRLTALVGGDQGIEENLLDE; encoded by the coding sequence ATGGTCACGCTCTCGCTGCTCGTCCCGTCGGTCGTCGCGGTGGTCGGCCTCGTCGCGCTGAGCGCCTTCTTCTCCAGCAGCGAGTCGGCGATCTTCTCGCTGCCCGAGGAGTGGGTCCGCGAGGCGGCCGCCGACGGGTCGCCCGACGGCGCCGCGCTGGGCGAACTCCGCGCGGACCCCCACCGGCTGCTGGTCACGATCCTCGTCGGGAACAACGTCGTCAACATGGCGATCTCCAGCATCGTCACGCTGCTGGTCGCCGACGTGTTCTCCCCCGGGCTGGCGGTCGTCCTCGCGACCGTCGGGGCGAGCACGCTCATCCTCGTCTTCGGGGAGATCGTCCCGAAGTCCTACGGGCTCGGCCACGCCCGGACGTGGAGCCGCCGGGTCGCGCGTCCGCTCGCACTGGTCGAGCAGGGGCTCGGCCCGGTCGTCTCCCTGTTCGACGCGAGCACGCGGCGGCTGACGGCGCTCGTCGGCGGCGACCAGGGGATCGAGGAGAACCTGCTCGACGAGTGA
- a CDS encoding polysaccharide deacetylase family protein, translating to MTTAYLTVDDAPSATLPAKLGALDDYGVRALFFCEGRRLADHADHAREAVEAGHLLGNHAFDHNHASDIAVDEFADEVDRTEAAVDAVYADAGVERPAKLFRFPFGDKGGDRAAEFQAVLAERGFRPPDADLIDYGFWRDHAGDRDWFWTVDVEDYNVDTKEGLAENVADAADRLGSDSRDILLFHDGGNSPEQFEHYLHLLDERGVDFGDPLELVGRADAGD from the coding sequence GTGACGACAGCCTACCTCACGGTCGACGACGCCCCCTCGGCGACGCTCCCGGCGAAGCTCGGCGCCCTCGACGACTACGGCGTGCGGGCCCTGTTCTTCTGCGAGGGCCGCCGGCTCGCAGACCACGCCGACCACGCCCGGGAGGCCGTCGAGGCGGGCCACCTGCTGGGCAACCACGCCTTCGACCACAACCACGCCTCCGACATCGCCGTCGACGAGTTCGCCGACGAGGTCGACCGGACCGAGGCGGCCGTCGACGCGGTGTACGCCGACGCGGGCGTCGAGCGGCCCGCGAAGCTGTTCCGGTTCCCCTTCGGCGACAAGGGCGGCGACCGCGCCGCCGAGTTCCAGGCCGTGCTCGCCGAGCGCGGCTTCCGGCCGCCCGACGCCGACCTGATCGACTACGGCTTCTGGCGCGACCACGCGGGCGACCGCGACTGGTTCTGGACCGTCGACGTGGAGGACTACAACGTCGACACGAAGGAAGGGCTGGCCGAGAACGTCGCCGACGCCGCCGACCGCCTCGGATCGGACTCGCGGGACATCCTGCTGTTCCACGACGGCGGCAACTCCCCCGAACAGTTCGAGCACTACCTGCACCTGCTCGACGAGCGGGGCGTCGACTTCGGCGACCCGCTGGAGCTGGTCGGCCGCGCCGACGCGGGTGACTGA
- a CDS encoding metal-dependent transcriptional regulator, translating into MSGVPQYLLAIYIAEHRRSPPVPPGTLAEMLDRSPASATEMCQRLADDGLVDYEPYEGVTLTEAGRERAEQLHETYVTVSWFFRGVLDLDDHETEAMELAGLVSPTVAERLAATLPSDPEAAE; encoded by the coding sequence ATGAGCGGGGTACCCCAGTACCTCCTGGCCATCTACATCGCGGAACACCGGCGCAGTCCGCCGGTCCCGCCGGGGACCCTCGCGGAGATGCTCGACAGGTCGCCGGCGTCGGCGACGGAGATGTGCCAGCGGCTCGCCGACGACGGGCTGGTCGACTACGAGCCCTACGAGGGCGTGACGCTGACCGAGGCGGGCCGCGAGCGGGCCGAACAGCTCCACGAGACGTACGTGACCGTCTCGTGGTTCTTCCGGGGCGTGCTCGACCTCGACGACCACGAGACGGAGGCGATGGAGCTGGCCGGGCTGGTCAGCCCGACGGTCGCCGAGCGGCTCGCGGCCACGCTCCCCAGCGACCCCGAGGCCGCCGAGTGA
- a CDS encoding TIGR04347 family pseudo-SAM/SPASM protein, which translates to MISVSKLLCDLDAEGDGLRYDAADESEKEQIRERKQRRPVVVWNCTKQCNLYCDHCYAAAETEPAPGEMTTAEGKQFLDELAEFGAPVVLFSGGEPLAREDLVELVAHASDAGLRPVLSTNGTLLTEERADRLREAGLKYVGVSVDGMPERNDAFRGQEGAFERALEGIEASQAAGLKTGLRYTITRHNADDLEDVVELLADRGVDRFCFYHLDYGGRGAEIQDVDLTPDERREAVRRVCELTREYHDRGHEIETLLVGNYADAGYLVEYARRELGEAMADRIHGYLLENGGDPTGERIADVDYQGNVHLTQFWQGYSLGNVRDRPFGEVWTDESNPLLGALREREEHLTGRCADCQYQDICRGASRLRALSDGDDPFGPDPQCYLTPEERGIDGETGAPEPAD; encoded by the coding sequence GTGATCTCGGTCAGCAAACTCCTCTGTGACCTGGACGCGGAGGGCGACGGGCTCCGCTACGACGCCGCCGACGAGTCCGAGAAAGAGCAGATCCGCGAGCGCAAGCAGCGCCGGCCGGTCGTCGTCTGGAACTGCACGAAGCAGTGCAACCTCTACTGCGACCACTGCTACGCGGCCGCCGAGACCGAGCCCGCCCCCGGCGAGATGACCACCGCCGAGGGCAAGCAGTTCCTCGACGAACTCGCCGAGTTCGGCGCACCCGTGGTGCTCTTCTCGGGCGGCGAACCGCTGGCCAGGGAGGACCTCGTCGAGCTGGTCGCCCACGCCAGCGACGCCGGGCTCCGGCCGGTCCTCTCGACCAACGGGACGCTGCTGACCGAGGAGCGCGCCGACCGACTCCGCGAGGCGGGACTCAAGTACGTCGGCGTCTCCGTCGACGGGATGCCCGAGCGCAACGACGCCTTCCGCGGTCAGGAAGGCGCCTTCGAGCGCGCGCTGGAGGGCATCGAGGCATCCCAGGCCGCCGGGCTGAAGACCGGGCTCCGCTACACGATCACCCGCCACAACGCCGACGACCTGGAGGACGTGGTGGAACTGCTGGCCGACCGCGGCGTCGACCGCTTCTGTTTCTACCACCTCGACTACGGCGGCCGCGGCGCGGAGATCCAGGACGTGGACCTGACGCCCGACGAGCGCCGCGAGGCGGTTCGCCGGGTCTGCGAGCTGACCCGCGAGTACCACGACCGGGGCCACGAGATCGAGACGCTGCTGGTGGGCAACTACGCCGACGCGGGCTACCTCGTCGAGTACGCTCGCCGGGAACTGGGCGAGGCGATGGCCGACCGGATCCACGGCTACCTCCTGGAGAACGGCGGCGACCCGACGGGCGAGCGGATCGCCGACGTGGACTACCAGGGCAACGTCCACCTCACCCAGTTCTGGCAGGGCTACTCGCTTGGCAACGTCCGCGACCGCCCGTTCGGCGAGGTCTGGACCGACGAGTCGAACCCGCTGCTGGGCGCGCTGCGCGAACGGGAGGAGCACCTCACCGGTCGCTGTGCCGACTGCCAGTACCAGGACATCTGCCGGGGCGCCTCCCGGCTCCGGGCGCTGTCCGACGGGGACGACCCCTTCGGCCCCGACCCGCAGTGCTATCTCACGCCCGAGGAGCGCGGGATCGACGGCGAGACGGGCGCTCCGGAGCCTGCGGACTGA
- a CDS encoding glycoside hydrolase family 13 protein, with amino-acid sequence MSGVADDERVWWKEAVVYQVYPKSFADSDGDGVGDLPGLVDRVDYLDELGVDAVWLNPVYASPQADNGYDIADYRAIDDAYGDMGDWERLRDELHERGIRLIMDLVVNHTSDEHEWFQRSRRGDREYADYYHWVEGEPDEPPNDWESVFGGPAWSYDDERGAWYLHLFDEKQPDLNWADPDVRESVYDMMEWWLDRGIDGFRMDVINMISKAAGYPDGGAEHFMNGPRVHEYVGEMVDEVLDDEAILAVGETPGVSVDDAREYVGADGDGLSMLFQFEHVTFDHGDAKWDAGEPDLVEFKEILAKWQEGLADEGWNSLYLNNHDQPRMVSRFGDDGEYRRKSAKLLGTLTHTLGGTPFVYQGEEIGMTNAPFESREDLRDVEARNYVASAVDDPDGHADDYEDVREAVEAMSRDNARTPMQWSDEAAAGFTDGDPWIGVNPNYTEVNVSRARTDPDSVFHYYCDLIDLRDRDLLVYGDFELLAPDHPGIFAYTRTLAGDGDGPTERALVVLNFDDEPTTFDVPDGVTVDGLELALANDDAPELPERTLELGPWEARVYLTPPVDDPGAETTSTDAATTDAATTGRPTDDTTTRER; translated from the coding sequence ATGAGCGGCGTCGCCGACGACGAGCGGGTCTGGTGGAAGGAGGCGGTCGTCTACCAGGTCTACCCCAAGAGTTTCGCCGACAGCGACGGCGACGGGGTCGGCGACCTGCCGGGGCTGGTCGACCGCGTCGACTACCTCGACGAGCTGGGCGTCGACGCCGTCTGGCTCAACCCCGTCTACGCCTCGCCGCAGGCCGACAACGGCTACGACATCGCCGACTACCGCGCCATCGACGACGCCTACGGCGACATGGGAGACTGGGAACGCCTGCGCGACGAACTCCACGAACGCGGGATTCGTCTGATCATGGACCTGGTGGTCAACCACACCTCCGACGAGCACGAGTGGTTCCAGCGCTCGCGCCGCGGGGACCGCGAGTACGCCGACTACTACCACTGGGTCGAGGGCGAGCCCGACGAGCCGCCCAACGACTGGGAGTCCGTGTTCGGCGGCCCCGCCTGGTCCTACGACGACGAGCGCGGGGCGTGGTACCTCCACCTCTTCGACGAGAAACAGCCCGACCTGAACTGGGCCGACCCCGACGTGCGCGAGTCGGTCTACGACATGATGGAGTGGTGGCTCGACCGGGGCATCGACGGCTTCCGCATGGACGTGATCAACATGATCTCCAAGGCGGCGGGCTACCCCGACGGCGGCGCGGAGCACTTCATGAACGGCCCGCGCGTCCACGAGTACGTCGGCGAGATGGTCGACGAGGTGCTGGACGACGAGGCGATCCTAGCCGTCGGCGAGACGCCCGGCGTCTCCGTCGACGACGCCCGCGAGTACGTCGGTGCCGACGGCGACGGCCTCTCGATGCTCTTCCAGTTCGAGCACGTCACCTTCGACCACGGCGACGCCAAGTGGGACGCCGGCGAGCCCGACCTCGTCGAGTTCAAGGAGATCCTCGCGAAGTGGCAGGAGGGCCTGGCCGACGAGGGCTGGAACTCGCTGTACCTGAACAACCACGACCAGCCCCGCATGGTCTCGCGGTTCGGCGACGACGGTGAGTACCGCCGGAAGTCCGCGAAGCTACTCGGGACGCTCACCCACACCCTCGGCGGCACGCCGTTCGTCTACCAGGGCGAGGAGATCGGCATGACGAACGCGCCCTTCGAGTCCCGGGAGGACCTCCGGGACGTGGAGGCGCGCAACTACGTCGCGTCGGCCGTCGACGATCCCGACGGCCACGCCGACGACTACGAGGACGTGCGCGAGGCCGTCGAGGCGATGTCCCGCGACAACGCCCGCACCCCGATGCAGTGGAGCGACGAGGCGGCCGCCGGCTTCACCGACGGCGACCCGTGGATCGGTGTCAACCCCAACTACACCGAGGTCAACGTCTCCCGGGCCCGCACCGACCCCGACTCGGTGTTCCACTACTACTGCGACCTGATCGACCTTCGGGACCGCGACCTGCTCGTCTACGGCGACTTCGAGCTGCTCGCCCCCGACCACCCGGGCATCTTCGCGTACACCCGCACGCTCGCGGGCGACGGCGACGGACCCACCGAGCGGGCGCTCGTCGTCCTCAACTTCGACGACGAGCCGACGACGTTCGACGTGCCCGACGGCGTGACCGTCGACGGCCTCGAACTCGCGCTCGCCAACGACGACGCCCCCGAACTCCCGGAGCGGACGCTCGAGCTCGGCCCGTGGGAGGCGCGGGTCTACCTGACGCCCCCGGTCGACGACCCGGGGGCAGAGACGACGAGTACCGATGCGGCAACCACGGACGCAGCGACCACCGGCCGACCGACCGACGACACGACGACCAGAGAACGATGA
- a CDS encoding winged helix-turn-helix domain-containing protein: protein MVRDPFADDEAPALQDVLDALDDPDCRAIVSALEEPMTASEISEASDIPLSTTYRKLDRLEEAQLLFEGTEIRPDGQHASIYEVDFEEVVIALTEEREFETEIARRPRTPDQRLESLWSEVRKET, encoded by the coding sequence ATGGTCCGTGACCCGTTCGCGGACGACGAGGCGCCGGCCCTCCAGGACGTGCTGGACGCGCTCGACGACCCCGACTGCCGGGCCATCGTCAGCGCGCTGGAGGAACCGATGACCGCCAGCGAAATCTCCGAGGCCAGCGACATCCCTCTCTCGACGACCTACCGGAAGCTCGACCGGCTGGAGGAGGCCCAGCTCCTGTTCGAGGGCACCGAGATCCGCCCCGACGGCCAGCACGCCAGCATCTACGAGGTCGACTTCGAGGAAGTCGTCATCGCTTTGACCGAGGAGCGCGAGTTCGAAACCGAGATCGCCCGTCGGCCCCGGACGCCGGACCAGCGGCTCGAATCGCTCTGGTCGGAGGTGCGCAAGGAAACATGA